A genomic stretch from Sphingobacterium sp. ML3W includes:
- a CDS encoding alpha-L-fucosidase, with amino-acid sequence MKYNKIITALILGSILLGVKTTSAQWTGPRKKVENKVDVKYGPLTPGHRTDEAMERFRNYGLGQFIHWGLYAIPGNEWEGVSARKGAAASEWIRTWSGPTAPKDWKNTYDNLYKKFNPTGFDAKNWAKQAKEMGAKYLIFTTKHHDGFALWPSKYTDYTVKKSPYKKDIVKQVVDAYTAEGIDVFLYFSILEWNNSNYMGKAPSSPEEKAKFNKFLEYTRNQLLELLENYPQIKGFWFDGTWDQSWIQSYDFTYKLEKELREKHRGLIIGSRFRNDEFGKRHFDSNGDMLGDYEQGWERKMPKEFEWLEGRDWDCVMTIPPNGWGYMKDWSGIYTKTSDDLIDMLMNCVSMNGNFVLNFGPDGNGLMHPGEDKLAKEIGDWIKINGEAVYGVRHAGLAPSKLGYFTKKEDNLYLTVFNRPVNNIVRIAVPKKAVEVPVSATILHNGQSLELSHADIGLDLDKNTYYDIRLPNSFNSNKAFVIKMKLGKPKAQSEKLMDAKM; translated from the coding sequence ATGAAATATAATAAAATAATCACAGCATTGATTCTCGGCAGCATATTGCTGGGAGTAAAAACTACTTCGGCACAATGGACAGGTCCTCGCAAGAAAGTAGAAAACAAGGTAGACGTAAAATATGGGCCTTTGACGCCCGGACATCGGACAGATGAAGCGATGGAACGGTTCCGAAACTATGGATTAGGACAATTTATCCATTGGGGCTTGTATGCAATTCCTGGTAACGAATGGGAAGGGGTGAGTGCACGAAAAGGAGCGGCGGCATCCGAATGGATACGTACCTGGAGTGGACCAACAGCGCCGAAAGATTGGAAGAATACTTATGATAACCTCTACAAAAAGTTCAATCCTACAGGTTTTGACGCAAAAAACTGGGCTAAACAGGCGAAAGAAATGGGTGCAAAGTATCTTATTTTTACCACAAAGCATCATGATGGATTTGCCCTGTGGCCTTCTAAGTATACAGACTATACAGTGAAGAAGAGTCCTTATAAAAAAGATATCGTCAAGCAGGTCGTAGATGCCTATACAGCGGAAGGTATAGATGTATTTTTGTATTTTTCAATTCTTGAATGGAATAATTCAAACTATATGGGGAAAGCCCCCTCTAGTCCTGAAGAAAAGGCTAAATTCAATAAGTTTTTGGAATACACGCGTAATCAGTTGCTAGAACTTCTGGAAAACTACCCGCAAATAAAAGGTTTTTGGTTTGATGGTACTTGGGATCAATCTTGGATCCAATCGTATGATTTTACGTATAAATTAGAAAAAGAGCTACGTGAAAAACATCGAGGATTGATTATTGGAAGCCGATTTAGAAATGACGAATTTGGAAAGCGGCATTTTGACTCCAATGGTGATATGCTAGGTGACTATGAACAAGGTTGGGAAAGAAAAATGCCGAAGGAGTTTGAATGGTTGGAGGGACGTGACTGGGACTGTGTCATGACGATTCCACCGAATGGTTGGGGCTATATGAAAGACTGGTCTGGGATTTATACCAAAACCTCAGATGATCTCATCGATATGTTGATGAATTGTGTTTCCATGAATGGCAATTTTGTGTTGAACTTTGGACCTGATGGGAATGGTCTTATGCATCCTGGAGAAGATAAACTCGCCAAAGAAATCGGTGACTGGATTAAGATAAACGGCGAAGCGGTATATGGTGTCAGACATGCTGGTCTAGCGCCATCCAAATTGGGTTACTTTACAAAGAAAGAGGATAACCTTTATCTGACTGTTTTTAATCGTCCTGTCAACAATATCGTGCGTATTGCAGTTCCTAAGAAGGCTGTGGAGGTTCCAGTCTCTGCTACTATACTCCACAATGGACAATCCTTGGAATTGAGCCATGCGGATATTGGCTTAGACTTAGACAAAAATACATATTACGATATTCGGCTTCCCAATTCGTTTAACTCAAATAAAGCCTTTGTGATCAAGATGAAATTAGGAAAGCCAAAGGCGCAAAGTGAAAAGCTGATGGATGCTAAAATGTAG
- a CDS encoding FecR domain-containing protein — MAKMMDPKLAALYRKYLLGELTPQENTIFLDLLTACDEDDLPSLEEVIALDDRASDLNKSTSDHIFYTITGTELEPKVKPIWWRWRVLISAAAALLLIGFAFLFWDIVPSMQTETKFNVVRYTNPTKFVKQLTLSDGTQVALRQGAYIEILSDFNADSLRRVKLSGEAFFEVAKNPEKAFVIVNSGDFDVRVLGTAFNLICSSQRSRLVLSHGKVKVSHGQQSSIVHPGQQVAYDKRQKQFDVSIADTVISSNGKDDLLSFNNVPLSQIVADLNNLYPDQNLELIDSFQAASYTGYLPASDLEKSLKILNTAFNQTIIHKK; from the coding sequence ATGGCAAAAATGATGGATCCTAAACTAGCTGCATTATACCGAAAATACTTACTGGGGGAACTAACCCCACAGGAAAACACCATATTTTTAGATTTACTTACTGCCTGCGATGAAGATGATCTGCCCAGTCTAGAAGAGGTAATTGCACTGGATGATCGCGCTAGTGATTTGAATAAATCTACTTCAGACCATATTTTTTATACGATTACCGGTACTGAATTAGAGCCCAAAGTGAAGCCTATTTGGTGGAGATGGCGAGTTTTAATCTCGGCAGCGGCAGCATTGCTATTGATTGGTTTTGCATTTCTATTTTGGGACATTGTGCCATCGATGCAGACTGAGACCAAGTTCAACGTTGTAAGATATACTAATCCGACTAAATTTGTCAAGCAGCTCACGCTTTCTGATGGTACTCAGGTTGCGCTTCGTCAAGGGGCATATATCGAAATTCTATCTGATTTTAATGCAGATAGTTTGCGTCGGGTAAAACTTTCAGGAGAAGCTTTCTTTGAAGTTGCTAAGAATCCCGAGAAAGCTTTTGTCATTGTAAATTCAGGAGATTTTGACGTACGCGTATTAGGGACAGCATTTAATTTAATTTGCTCATCGCAACGTAGTCGGCTGGTCTTAAGCCACGGAAAGGTGAAGGTATCACATGGACAGCAGTCCTCTATCGTCCATCCCGGCCAGCAGGTGGCTTATGATAAACGGCAAAAACAATTTGACGTATCTATCGCAGATACAGTCATTTCTTCAAATGGGAAAGATGACCTATTGTCTTTCAATAACGTTCCGCTATCGCAGATTGTCGCGGATCTGAATAACCTATACCCCGATCAAAATCTAGAGTTGATCGATTCATTTCAAGCAGCAAGTTATACAGGATATCTGCCTGCCAGCGATCTTGAAAAATCTTTAAAAATTCTTAATACCGCATTTAATCAAACAATCATCCATAAAAAGTAA
- a CDS encoding RNA polymerase sigma-70 factor encodes MPIENDNIPDFKNFFLSYKDKVYKYALLHLKEEDTAADLVQEAFSRIWKKWGELDGNKNPQSYLYTIAKNLVFDELRKQKVRVQFQLDGIDTSRQVDNSNEESIRFKDLERVYREAIEKLPKARLEIFLLSKEEFLDNQEIADRLGISVNTVRDQLVKGNKFVRQYILDNFEISIALLIFLTIF; translated from the coding sequence ATGCCTATTGAAAACGACAACATTCCGGATTTTAAAAATTTCTTTCTGTCTTATAAAGATAAGGTATATAAATATGCTTTGTTACATCTGAAAGAAGAAGATACTGCCGCCGATTTGGTTCAGGAAGCATTTTCTCGCATTTGGAAAAAGTGGGGAGAATTAGATGGAAATAAGAATCCTCAGTCTTATTTATATACAATTGCTAAGAATCTTGTATTTGACGAATTAAGGAAGCAGAAAGTACGGGTTCAATTTCAACTTGACGGGATAGATACCTCTAGGCAAGTGGACAATTCAAATGAAGAATCCATCCGTTTTAAAGATTTGGAACGCGTCTATCGAGAGGCAATTGAAAAGCTTCCTAAGGCTCGCCTGGAGATATTCCTTTTGAGTAAAGAGGAATTTTTGGACAATCAGGAAATTGCCGACCGCTTGGGTATTTCTGTTAATACTGTTCGGGACCAACTTGTCAAGGGGAACAAGTTTGTCCGCCAATATATTCTTGATAATTTTGAGATTTCAATAGCCCTATTGATTTTCTTAACTATTTTTTAG
- a CDS encoding DUF3843 family protein has protein sequence MRGNKIFIQDWIAHHTYQKANDIDSYYLRVANKINDSLSTLWFEEPETNDLIHTDALKTLSIYLTCYLEDVIANTGIFAAFRTIHKELYSQFLPFYKDNNLTDYYPEDINSEDVAVLTWLFFSERNPHLFIDPQGRLIQLVTDLTYAILEEHYEVAPENPKLKSEYSLDENANYFEVRNFIEKLVATNYLTAGEYNTNLNHLMQVAELGRYQHDQTQLQQMIYRVRDNHFNNYRLHLFALKSSEFVAEVVGKEHALYSSVKTLGNRIHSFFEYVKTDEQFVHVKHIGTKAAFKIYKDSIQEFAEPSAILSFYMEIVPWKEAWNLSGIMTVVNPEEVNFDLPEQYEMTYRIEAMNGKDKSLKKTEKQLKDMGKLFQSEQKAAVAFMEGREVKEFANEFFQRYQQKYPSKEESPLPESNLELTADAKVTVFFNPKTGLEVFGGIEEFFPLKHNPFIEKEEKGAEADVPYARYFLNLLVEDFFPSELPRYYANLFKTEVDKQFFFPLEESILDFFLRFYKRGSYFLGPFPLLK, from the coding sequence ATGAGAGGAAACAAAATTTTTATTCAAGATTGGATTGCACACCATACTTACCAGAAAGCAAACGATATAGATAGTTATTATTTAAGAGTTGCCAATAAGATCAACGATAGTCTATCGACATTGTGGTTTGAAGAGCCGGAGACAAATGACCTCATTCACACTGACGCATTAAAAACATTAAGTATTTATCTCACCTGTTATCTAGAGGATGTTATTGCCAATACAGGGATATTTGCTGCTTTTAGGACCATCCATAAAGAACTATACAGCCAGTTTTTGCCTTTCTACAAGGATAATAATCTGACGGATTACTATCCTGAAGATATCAATAGCGAAGATGTCGCTGTATTGACCTGGTTATTTTTTAGTGAACGGAATCCACACTTGTTTATTGATCCTCAGGGCCGTTTGATACAATTGGTCACAGATCTAACCTATGCTATTTTGGAGGAACATTATGAAGTGGCGCCTGAAAACCCAAAATTAAAATCAGAATATTCATTAGATGAAAATGCGAACTATTTTGAGGTTCGAAATTTTATCGAAAAACTTGTTGCAACAAACTATCTGACCGCGGGAGAATATAACACCAATCTCAACCACTTGATGCAGGTGGCTGAATTGGGAAGATATCAGCATGATCAAACTCAATTGCAACAAATGATTTATCGTGTCCGTGATAATCATTTCAACAATTATAGGCTACATTTATTTGCCCTTAAATCTTCGGAATTTGTTGCAGAAGTAGTGGGTAAGGAACATGCTCTGTATAGCTCTGTCAAAACGCTCGGTAATCGCATCCATAGTTTTTTTGAATATGTAAAGACAGATGAACAGTTTGTCCATGTAAAACATATTGGCACAAAAGCAGCATTCAAGATTTACAAGGATTCGATTCAGGAATTTGCGGAGCCTTCTGCCATATTATCCTTTTATATGGAAATCGTTCCTTGGAAAGAAGCTTGGAATTTGTCGGGAATTATGACAGTGGTCAATCCGGAAGAGGTGAATTTTGATCTACCAGAACAATATGAAATGACTTACCGTATTGAAGCGATGAACGGTAAGGACAAGAGCCTGAAAAAAACAGAAAAGCAGTTGAAAGATATGGGTAAATTATTCCAGTCAGAGCAAAAAGCAGCTGTAGCTTTCATGGAGGGACGAGAAGTAAAAGAATTTGCAAACGAATTCTTTCAAAGATATCAGCAAAAATATCCAAGCAAAGAGGAATCGCCACTCCCGGAATCGAATTTGGAACTTACTGCAGATGCTAAAGTAACAGTTTTCTTCAATCCAAAGACAGGATTAGAGGTATTTGGCGGAATAGAAGAATTTTTCCCATTGAAACATAATCCTTTTATTGAAAAGGAAGAAAAGGGGGCTGAAGCAGATGTGCCTTATGCGCGTTATTTTTTGAATCTTTTGGTAGAAGACTTTTTCCCTAGCGAATTGCCAAGGTATTATGCCAACTTGTTTAAAACTGAGGTAGATAAACAATTCTTCTTCCCATTGGAAGAGTCCATACTGGATTTTTTCCTACGTTTTTATAAAAGGGGGAGTTATTTTCTAGGACCTTTTCCGCTCCTAAAATAA
- a CDS encoding HAD family hydrolase → MKLIIFDLDGTLLDTLQDLGDSCNAILQRFGYPIHQLPAYKKFVGNGVQKLIERALPEYARTTEIIATLLMAFKSYYEEQTICHTRPYIGIVSLLEMLKSSGYLISVASNKYHEAVIPLMEKYFPTIAFDLVLGHRTGHPAKPDPDIVLDTLRTLGIAKENCYYVGDSSVDMDTANNAGVTAIGVTWGFRDETELRQHGAKHIIHIPQELLDVV, encoded by the coding sequence ATGAAGCTTATAATATTCGATCTGGATGGAACATTATTGGATACATTACAAGATCTTGGAGACAGTTGCAACGCGATCCTTCAGCGATTTGGTTATCCTATACATCAGCTACCGGCCTACAAGAAATTTGTAGGTAATGGTGTACAGAAACTGATCGAACGCGCCCTTCCCGAATATGCACGAACCACGGAAATAATCGCAACACTGCTAATGGCATTTAAGTCCTACTACGAAGAACAGACAATATGCCATACAAGACCTTATATTGGAATTGTCTCGCTACTGGAGATGCTTAAATCTTCGGGGTACCTCATCTCTGTAGCATCCAATAAATATCATGAGGCGGTTATTCCTTTGATGGAAAAATATTTTCCCACGATCGCTTTTGATCTGGTCCTTGGCCACCGTACAGGACATCCAGCCAAACCTGATCCAGACATTGTCCTGGATACTCTCCGAACATTAGGGATAGCAAAAGAAAACTGTTATTATGTTGGCGATTCCTCTGTTGATATGGACACAGCCAATAACGCCGGGGTGACTGCGATTGGTGTGACCTGGGGCTTTCGCGATGAAACCGAGTTGCGGCAACATGGTGCAAAGCATATTATTCACATTCCACAGGAACTGTTGGACGTCGTATAA
- a CDS encoding DUF4836 family protein, with product MKSKILLTGLACLSLMGTVKSQDLVKLIPEDAEIIAAFNVKEIVQKANANKLNELLQKAGLFKQLEKSGASVGNDIKNLGIDLSQTSYFYNRKTDSVSFLEFIFPLSNKVQFEKLLHDVGEPKPFANGYSSIGMKAGSVLVYNDRVARFISSTMSTTFFENDSVANRYGIKKVAYMAPAADAYSPELDSTTAVVDSATAAVVAWDEDEKVLEPLSPPVIVESVPDTVIAQADAVDIAADAAVAAAEAVEMHDPSYYDSLYTEYENQNRKNDSIRNALRDKWLLGEATRLLSASYKPLSVSDQEKVLKNLGLIRLYVPHVEELYRGLMPYKTIPYLYMGINMDKFKTGYKDGMLDLLQDGNVLRLRGSMGLDKDLVEMSKRLYARKPNGKFNKYLTDKTLGFFNVNINSEAYLRDMPSYTAKYYSGLLGPQQDLVEWGLMALEVALDEKAIAQVMPGDHLFVVNGLRKFRKEYIDYSYDDDYNSTEVKKTKDETLPVFIWMFTSKDQRLFRKGLDLAVAKTFGKIQDGIYAFSSKKGLDFPMYVLLKDDLVMVSNDSLSLHDIRQNKTAGTANKDFIKLMKQNKMSAAIDLQKLPAMLKEMGVSPGRQWEQTVAQLNQYGSTAITSKGIVGNRMEAEISTKLPETKEGAIGYMIDQILREISK from the coding sequence ATGAAATCAAAAATTTTATTGACTGGACTAGCGTGTCTCTCTTTGATGGGGACTGTGAAGTCACAAGATTTAGTCAAGCTCATTCCTGAAGATGCAGAAATTATCGCTGCATTTAATGTGAAGGAAATTGTTCAGAAGGCGAATGCAAACAAGTTGAATGAGTTGCTTCAGAAAGCAGGTCTGTTCAAGCAACTTGAAAAATCAGGTGCTTCAGTTGGGAATGATATCAAAAACTTGGGTATCGATTTGTCACAAACGTCTTATTTCTATAACAGAAAGACAGACAGTGTCAGTTTTCTCGAGTTTATATTTCCGTTGTCCAATAAAGTGCAATTTGAAAAACTGCTACATGATGTCGGTGAACCTAAGCCCTTTGCCAATGGATATTCAAGCATAGGGATGAAGGCGGGCAGCGTGTTGGTTTACAACGACCGTGTGGCGCGCTTTATTTCGTCGACAATGAGTACAACTTTCTTCGAGAACGACTCTGTTGCTAACCGGTATGGGATAAAGAAGGTTGCTTACATGGCACCTGCGGCTGACGCATATTCTCCCGAACTGGATTCCACAACTGCGGTAGTGGATTCGGCAACGGCAGCAGTGGTGGCGTGGGACGAAGATGAAAAGGTACTGGAGCCACTGTCTCCTCCGGTGATTGTAGAGAGTGTACCAGATACGGTCATAGCGCAGGCGGATGCTGTTGATATTGCTGCCGATGCAGCTGTTGCGGCCGCTGAGGCGGTGGAAATGCATGATCCAAGTTATTACGATTCGCTTTATACAGAATACGAGAATCAAAATAGAAAAAACGACTCTATACGCAATGCGCTTCGTGATAAGTGGTTGCTCGGAGAAGCGACACGTTTGCTGTCTGCATCCTATAAGCCTCTCTCAGTTTCAGATCAGGAAAAAGTTCTCAAAAACTTAGGATTGATCCGTCTATATGTACCACATGTCGAGGAACTCTATCGTGGCCTTATGCCTTATAAAACCATTCCTTATCTCTATATGGGGATTAATATGGACAAATTTAAAACAGGATATAAGGATGGAATGCTGGATTTGTTGCAGGATGGAAATGTATTGCGATTGAGAGGCTCCATGGGATTAGATAAAGATCTGGTTGAAATGTCCAAGCGATTATATGCAAGAAAACCAAATGGAAAATTCAATAAATATCTGACCGATAAAACGCTTGGTTTCTTTAACGTTAATATTAATTCAGAAGCCTATTTGCGAGATATGCCTAGTTATACAGCAAAATATTATAGCGGATTACTAGGCCCTCAGCAAGATTTGGTTGAATGGGGATTAATGGCACTTGAAGTTGCATTGGATGAGAAAGCAATTGCTCAAGTAATGCCGGGGGATCATCTATTTGTGGTGAATGGTCTACGCAAGTTCAGAAAGGAATATATTGATTATAGTTATGACGATGATTATAATTCAACGGAGGTAAAGAAGACAAAGGACGAAACTCTACCTGTCTTTATCTGGATGTTTACATCAAAAGACCAGCGTTTGTTTAGAAAGGGACTAGATCTGGCAGTAGCTAAAACCTTTGGTAAAATACAGGATGGCATCTACGCATTTTCGTCCAAAAAAGGGTTAGATTTTCCAATGTATGTTCTTCTAAAAGATGATTTGGTGATGGTAAGTAATGATTCTTTGTCTTTACATGATATCCGTCAAAATAAAACGGCTGGCACTGCAAATAAAGATTTTATTAAGTTGATGAAGCAAAACAAAATGTCTGCTGCGATTGATTTACAAAAGCTGCCCGCAATGTTAAAAGAGATGGGTGTAAGTCCAGGAAGACAATGGGAGCAAACTGTGGCACAATTGAACCAATATGGTAGCACAGCAATCACTTCGAAGGGGATTGTGGGCAACCGTATGGAAGCCGAAATATCAACAAAACTGCCAGAGACAAAAGAAGGTGCTATCGGCTATATGATCGATCAGATCCTGCGGGAGATCAGTAAATAA
- a CDS encoding CpsB/CapC family capsule biosynthesis tyrosine phosphatase — protein sequence MGIFSKLFGNKTQESKIKVVGTLAFLEVDMHNHILPGIDDGSQSIEQSIDLLKGLGRMGFEKFICTPHIMEGVHPNTIRTIEDAKDKLVNGIKQLPNSPAIYHAAEHMIDDGIARLIDTNELCVMPGGYVLIEMSYLQESKALFQTILDIQRLGYQPILAHPERYNYYHYNFNMYKQIKDAGCMLQLNLLSISRYYGVEVKSAALTMIKSGMYDFVGTDVHHSRHLAALEDIVAKYPVRDLLKTCNILNPSLQDHLKSNDNVIAAG from the coding sequence ATGGGGATATTTTCAAAGCTGTTTGGAAACAAAACTCAAGAGTCAAAGATCAAGGTTGTTGGTACACTCGCTTTTTTAGAGGTGGATATGCACAATCATATCCTTCCCGGAATAGATGATGGAAGCCAGTCCATTGAACAATCTATTGATTTGTTGAAAGGCTTGGGAAGAATGGGGTTTGAAAAATTTATTTGTACACCACATATTATGGAAGGTGTGCATCCGAATACAATCCGAACAATTGAGGATGCCAAAGATAAATTGGTGAATGGAATAAAACAACTTCCTAACAGTCCTGCTATCTATCATGCTGCTGAACATATGATAGATGATGGCATTGCAAGGCTGATTGATACAAACGAGCTTTGTGTGATGCCGGGAGGTTATGTGCTCATTGAAATGTCCTATCTACAGGAATCTAAAGCTTTATTTCAAACTATTTTAGATATACAAAGACTGGGTTACCAGCCAATTTTAGCACACCCAGAACGCTATAATTACTACCACTATAATTTCAATATGTACAAACAGATCAAAGACGCTGGCTGTATGTTACAATTGAATCTTCTTTCTATCAGTCGATATTATGGTGTTGAGGTGAAATCTGCGGCCCTGACAATGATTAAGTCCGGCATGTATGATTTTGTTGGAACGGATGTACATCACAGTCGCCACCTTGCAGCGTTGGAAGATATCGTTGCAAAATATCCGGTCCGTGATTTACTAAAAACATGTAATATTTTAAATCCGTCACTTCAGGATCATTTGAAAAGCAATGATAATGTAATTGCTGCAGGATAA
- a CDS encoding fimbrillin family protein, protein MEQAALQFAPTIVGQINTKAAGTSWDKGDQIGVFMIKSGQRLTSTSIVNAVNNHAFAINGSLFQSKSPIFLPNEQVDFIAYYPYKSITDFQYSIDLSDQSNQSALDFMYASNAKNINKTNNTVPLNFVRQLSKIAIHFSITNTAGLEANQIAVSIPSVHTQGGFDLSTGKLNVNHAEKKDIQGKVSVNTNQTAIVEFILLPGEDITGKAIKFIASNGDSYTWTTPQSQNLKNLITGNRYNFNIKIDNGKLSGGIGDAQAYLEIPKMNNLNNDEVFIQHFLPDASTARNYAMLYDKKLKMAYWVAYPLYNSILGSGNRTDAWGYDPSISTAFQPNLFKGFQPTGYDRGHQLPSADRNLNITHNKTTFYFTNMTAQASRLNQGLWANLETKVRTWTAQCDTMYVVTGAMPTTDTDNLLNFAQDNDRKDIAKPKYYFKALAMKKGSEYYTIAYKIDNITPPSGSTFNNYKLTVSDLERETGFTFFPDLDNTKKESINTNIWK, encoded by the coding sequence ATGGAGCAAGCTGCATTACAATTTGCCCCTACAATTGTTGGCCAAATTAACACCAAAGCTGCTGGGACCTCTTGGGACAAAGGCGACCAAATTGGCGTTTTTATGATCAAATCAGGTCAGCGATTAACATCAACCTCAATTGTGAATGCTGTCAACAATCATGCATTCGCGATTAATGGTTCATTATTTCAAAGTAAATCACCTATCTTTTTACCAAATGAACAGGTAGATTTCATTGCATATTATCCTTATAAATCCATTACTGATTTTCAATATTCCATCGATCTGAGTGATCAGTCAAATCAGTCAGCATTGGATTTCATGTATGCCAGCAATGCAAAAAACATCAACAAAACCAACAATACCGTCCCACTCAATTTTGTAAGACAATTGAGCAAGATTGCGATTCATTTTTCCATTACCAATACAGCGGGTTTAGAAGCCAATCAGATTGCCGTCAGTATACCATCGGTACACACACAAGGAGGATTTGATCTCTCAACTGGAAAACTAAATGTTAACCATGCTGAAAAGAAAGATATACAAGGAAAAGTTTCGGTGAATACCAACCAAACAGCTATCGTAGAATTCATCCTCCTTCCCGGAGAGGATATCACCGGAAAGGCTATTAAATTTATCGCTTCTAACGGCGATAGTTATACATGGACAACACCACAGAGTCAGAATCTGAAAAATCTAATTACCGGAAATCGCTACAATTTCAACATCAAAATTGACAATGGTAAGCTAAGTGGAGGAATTGGAGATGCCCAAGCTTATCTGGAAATCCCCAAAATGAACAATTTGAACAATGATGAAGTGTTCATACAGCACTTTCTTCCTGATGCAAGCACAGCTAGAAACTACGCTATGCTGTATGATAAAAAGTTAAAAATGGCTTACTGGGTAGCTTACCCATTATATAATAGCATTTTAGGTTCTGGCAATCGCACGGATGCCTGGGGATATGATCCTTCTATATCAACAGCATTCCAACCAAATCTATTTAAAGGGTTTCAACCAACGGGTTATGACAGAGGTCATCAGCTACCTAGTGCTGATCGCAACCTAAATATTACCCACAATAAAACAACATTTTATTTTACCAATATGACGGCACAGGCATCCCGTCTCAATCAAGGTCTTTGGGCAAACCTGGAAACTAAGGTACGGACCTGGACAGCGCAATGTGACACCATGTATGTTGTAACAGGAGCAATGCCCACAACAGATACGGATAATCTGCTTAATTTTGCACAAGACAATGACAGGAAAGATATCGCAAAACCAAAATACTATTTCAAAGCCTTAGCCATGAAGAAAGGGAGCGAATACTATACGATTGCCTATAAAATAGACAACATAACTCCGCCTTCAGGAAGCACGTTTAATAATTATAAACTAACTGTAAGCGATCTGGAAAGAGAAACAGGATTTACATTTTTTCCCGATTTAGACAACACGAAAAAAGAAAGTATAAATACCAATATCTGGAAATAA